In Mesorhizobium sp., one DNA window encodes the following:
- a CDS encoding SDR family oxidoreductase, protein MSALANPLSLFDIAGKVAIVTGASGAFGAVAAQVLAGAGAKLALVAGNAAALAETAAACGDADILAINARPSSEEACDRIVADTVARFGRLDILVVASGKNDVAKINDMSPARFLDVMDANVTQSWLMARAASKQMLAQNADGKGAGGKIVLMSSARGLLGHPAGYTAYCASKSAVDGITRALGCELGPTGITVNAIAPTVFRSPLTAWMFEETENAQAVRKGFLARVPKGRLGEPDDLAGPLLFLASKASDFYTGHILYADGGYTAG, encoded by the coding sequence ATGAGCGCGCTCGCCAATCCCCTGTCGCTGTTCGACATCGCCGGCAAGGTGGCGATCGTCACCGGAGCCTCGGGCGCCTTCGGCGCGGTGGCGGCGCAGGTGCTGGCCGGCGCCGGCGCGAAGCTGGCGCTCGTCGCCGGCAATGCCGCGGCCCTTGCCGAGACCGCCGCGGCCTGCGGCGATGCGGACATCCTTGCGATCAATGCGCGGCCTTCGAGCGAGGAGGCCTGCGACAGGATCGTCGCCGACACCGTGGCCCGCTTCGGCCGCCTCGACATCCTCGTCGTCGCCTCGGGCAAGAACGACGTCGCCAAGATCAACGACATGTCGCCCGCCCGCTTCCTCGACGTGATGGATGCCAACGTCACCCAGAGCTGGCTGATGGCGCGCGCCGCCTCGAAGCAGATGCTGGCGCAGAACGCGGACGGCAAGGGCGCGGGCGGCAAGATCGTGCTGATGTCCTCGGCGCGCGGACTGCTCGGCCATCCCGCCGGCTACACCGCCTATTGCGCCTCCAAGTCCGCCGTCGACGGCATCACCAGGGCGCTCGGCTGCGAACTGGGACCGACCGGCATCACCGTCAACGCCATCGCCCCCACCGTCTTCCGCTCGCCGCTCACGGCGTGGATGTTCGAGGAGACCGAGAACGCGCAGGCCGTGCGCAAGGGCTTCCTCGCCCGCGTGCCGAAGGGGCGGCTGGGCGAGCCGGACGACCTCGCCGGGCCGCTTCTGTTCCTCGCCTCCAAGGCATCCGATTTCTACACCGGCCACATCCTCTACGCCGACGGCGGCTACACGGCGGGATGA
- a CDS encoding 3-hydroxyacyl-CoA dehydrogenase NAD-binding domain-containing protein, with product MAARDTIAVVGAGLMGHGIAQVFAVAGHPVRVYDAHRPALDTLHARIRANLDQLGMPGGAGARVSAHGDLADAVAGAAVVFEAAPEKLDLKRALFADLVRIAAPDALLASNTSVIPIGDIAAGLASRERIVGTHWWNPPFLVPLVEVVATPQTAASSVDRMIDLLGSVGKQPVRVRKDVPGFVGNRLQHALWREAIAIVAEGIADAETVDTVVKASFGRRLAVLGPLENADLVGTDLTLDIHNVVLAHLDRSPDPSPYLQDLVQNGRLGMKSGEGFRHWSPDEAQALRGKVFSYLRNFDQSQKLSGGDDGDATKQTGGEAA from the coding sequence ATGGCGGCGCGCGACACCATCGCCGTCGTCGGCGCCGGTCTCATGGGCCACGGCATCGCCCAGGTCTTCGCCGTCGCCGGCCACCCGGTGCGCGTCTACGACGCCCATCGCCCGGCGCTCGACACGCTGCACGCCCGCATCAGGGCCAATCTCGACCAGCTCGGCATGCCGGGCGGCGCGGGGGCGCGCGTCAGCGCCCATGGCGACCTCGCCGACGCCGTCGCCGGCGCGGCCGTGGTCTTCGAGGCAGCGCCCGAGAAGCTCGATCTCAAGCGCGCGCTGTTTGCCGACCTGGTGCGGATCGCCGCGCCCGACGCGCTGCTGGCCTCCAACACCTCCGTCATCCCGATCGGCGACATCGCCGCCGGACTTGCGAGCCGGGAACGGATCGTCGGCACGCATTGGTGGAACCCGCCCTTTCTCGTGCCGCTCGTCGAGGTCGTGGCAACCCCCCAGACGGCAGCGTCGTCCGTCGACCGGATGATCGACCTGCTCGGCTCCGTCGGCAAGCAGCCGGTCCGCGTCAGGAAGGACGTGCCCGGATTCGTCGGCAACCGCCTGCAGCACGCGCTCTGGCGCGAGGCGATCGCGATCGTGGCCGAAGGCATCGCCGACGCCGAAACCGTCGATACCGTCGTCAAGGCCAGCTTCGGCCGGCGCCTGGCCGTGCTCGGCCCGCTCGAAAACGCCGATCTCGTCGGAACCGACCTCACCCTCGACATCCACAACGTCGTGCTCGCCCATCTCGACCGATCCCCAGACCCATCCCCCTACCTCCAGGACCTCGTCCAAAACGGACGCCTCGGAATGAAAAGCGGCGAAGGGTTCCGGCACTGGTCGCCCGACGAGGCGCAGGCTTTGCGAGGGAAGGTATTCTCGTACCTCAGGAATTTCGATCAATCGCAAAAGCTCTCGGGAGGAGATGATGGCGATGCAACCAAACAGACGGGCGGCGAGGCGGCTTGA
- a CDS encoding ABC transporter substrate-binding protein, producing the protein MQPNRRAARRLETSRRKFLTGAAATLAAPALLRGRAFAADGPVRIGFVTPQTGPLAFFGEPDAFVFKRFEKLIGAGVQVNGATRPIEIIVKDSQSNANRAAEVASQLLLEDEVSLLLSAGGPDTVNPVADQAEANGTPMIATACPWQPFVFGRGSTPDKGFDWTYLFAFGLEDVIAAYMGLWATIETNKRVGILLPNDADGSAWGDAKFGFPPALQAAGYEVIDTGRYTPMLDDFTAQISALKSAEVDIVMGTMLPPEFFSFWSQSAQQGLRPKVATIGKTLLLPATLEAVGEIGDGLSTELGWHPTYPFTSAATGETAQGIADAWEAETGRQWIQTIGMKHALLDLAIDVVSRAGDPQDPVAVVEAIRATDRETTLGRANWAASPVRNVAKAPMVGGQWRKTDDKFELVVCSNPAGAAAPATSDLLPLRG; encoded by the coding sequence ATGCAACCAAACAGACGGGCGGCGAGGCGGCTTGAGACGTCACGCAGGAAATTCCTGACGGGGGCTGCCGCCACACTGGCGGCGCCAGCCCTCCTGCGGGGAAGGGCCTTCGCCGCCGATGGGCCGGTCCGGATCGGTTTCGTCACCCCTCAGACGGGTCCGCTTGCCTTCTTCGGCGAACCCGATGCCTTCGTTTTCAAGCGCTTCGAGAAGCTGATCGGCGCCGGTGTCCAGGTCAACGGCGCCACGCGGCCGATCGAGATTATCGTCAAGGACAGCCAGTCGAATGCGAACCGCGCCGCCGAGGTCGCATCGCAGTTGCTGCTCGAGGACGAGGTGAGCCTGCTGCTGTCTGCAGGCGGGCCGGATACCGTCAATCCCGTCGCCGACCAGGCCGAGGCCAACGGTACGCCGATGATCGCCACGGCCTGCCCCTGGCAGCCCTTCGTCTTCGGCCGCGGCAGCACGCCGGACAAGGGGTTCGACTGGACCTATCTCTTCGCCTTCGGTCTGGAGGACGTGATTGCCGCCTATATGGGCCTCTGGGCGACGATCGAAACCAACAAGCGCGTCGGCATCCTGCTTCCCAACGACGCGGACGGAAGCGCCTGGGGGGATGCGAAGTTCGGCTTCCCTCCCGCACTCCAGGCCGCCGGATACGAAGTGATCGATACCGGCCGCTACACGCCGATGCTCGACGATTTCACGGCCCAGATCTCGGCGCTGAAGTCGGCAGAGGTCGACATCGTGATGGGCACGATGCTGCCGCCGGAGTTCTTCTCCTTCTGGTCGCAATCCGCCCAGCAGGGCCTCAGGCCGAAAGTCGCCACCATCGGCAAGACGCTGCTGCTCCCCGCCACGCTCGAGGCCGTGGGAGAGATCGGGGATGGCCTGTCGACGGAACTGGGCTGGCATCCGACCTATCCTTTCACCTCGGCGGCGACCGGCGAGACGGCTCAGGGCATCGCCGACGCGTGGGAAGCGGAGACGGGGCGGCAGTGGATTCAGACCATTGGCATGAAGCATGCGCTGCTCGATCTGGCGATCGACGTCGTCAGCCGCGCCGGCGACCCCCAAGACCCCGTCGCGGTGGTCGAGGCGATTCGCGCAACAGACCGGGAGACCACTCTCGGGCGGGCGAACTGGGCGGCGTCTCCCGTCCGAAACGTCGCGAAGGCGCCGATGGTCGGCGGGCAATGGCGCAAGACCGACGACAAGTTCGAACTGGTGGTCTGCTCGAATCCCGCCGGCGCGGCTGCGCCCGCGACCTCCGATCTCCTGCCCCTGAGAGGATAA
- a CDS encoding ABC transporter substrate-binding protein, which yields MMNRRSFLTAAAGAAVSAPAILRHSRAYAETPKLRIGHVSPRTGPLAGFAEADDHILAGISKAFSGGIDNNGRAWAVEIISKDSQSNPNRAAEVASELILKDEVDIIVAASTPDTVNPVSDQAEVNGTPCITTDCPWQPYFFGRNGVPDTGFHSTYHFFWGLEDVIASFIALWQHEGVAKKVGGLFPNDADGNAWGDAERGFPKPLGEAGFALTDPGRYQPMTDDFTAQISAFRAAGAEIVTGNMIPPDFAGFWSQAGQQGFKPKIVTIGKALLFPSVIESLGERGVGLSSEIWWTPNHPFQSSLTGESARQLAESYTAVTGRPWSQPIGFKHALFEVAADVIRRAEDLEDAEAIVEAIRATSLATIVGPVDWSKGPVPNVTKTPLVAGQWQKQGNRVDLVVTTNANAPQIPVGGELALLT from the coding sequence TTGATGAACCGGCGGTCATTTCTGACGGCCGCCGCCGGCGCAGCCGTCTCGGCACCGGCGATCCTGCGGCACAGCCGTGCCTATGCCGAGACGCCGAAGCTGAGGATCGGCCACGTCAGCCCGAGAACCGGGCCACTGGCCGGCTTCGCCGAGGCCGACGACCACATCCTTGCCGGGATCTCGAAGGCTTTTTCCGGAGGGATCGACAACAACGGCCGCGCCTGGGCGGTCGAGATCATCTCCAAGGACAGCCAGTCCAACCCGAACCGCGCTGCGGAGGTTGCATCCGAGCTGATTCTCAAGGACGAGGTCGACATCATTGTCGCGGCTTCCACGCCCGACACGGTCAACCCGGTCTCGGATCAGGCCGAGGTCAACGGCACGCCCTGCATCACGACCGACTGTCCGTGGCAGCCCTACTTCTTTGGCCGCAACGGCGTGCCGGACACGGGCTTTCACTCGACCTATCATTTCTTCTGGGGCCTTGAGGATGTCATCGCCTCCTTTATCGCCTTGTGGCAGCATGAAGGGGTGGCGAAGAAGGTCGGTGGCCTCTTTCCCAACGACGCGGACGGCAATGCCTGGGGCGATGCCGAGCGCGGCTTTCCCAAGCCGCTCGGGGAGGCCGGCTTCGCGCTGACCGATCCCGGCCGGTACCAGCCGATGACGGACGATTTCACCGCGCAGATCTCGGCCTTCAGGGCAGCCGGCGCCGAAATCGTCACCGGCAACATGATCCCGCCGGACTTCGCCGGCTTCTGGAGCCAGGCGGGACAGCAGGGCTTCAAGCCGAAGATCGTGACGATCGGAAAGGCGCTGCTCTTTCCGTCGGTCATCGAATCGCTCGGGGAACGCGGCGTGGGCCTCAGCTCCGAAATCTGGTGGACGCCCAACCATCCGTTCCAGTCGAGCCTGACGGGCGAGAGCGCGCGCCAGCTTGCCGAGAGCTACACCGCAGTCACGGGACGGCCCTGGAGCCAGCCGATCGGCTTCAAGCACGCCCTGTTCGAGGTGGCGGCCGATGTGATCCGGCGGGCGGAGGATCTGGAAGATGCGGAGGCCATCGTCGAGGCGATCCGGGCGACCTCGCTCGCCACCATTGTCGGTCCGGTCGACTGGTCGAAAGGCCCTGTGCCGAACGTCACCAAGACGCCTCTGGTCGCCGGCCAGTGGCAGAAGCAGGGCAACCGCGTCGATCTGGTCGTGACCACCAACGCCAACGCGCCGCAAATTCCGGTCGGCGGCGAACTCGCGCTTCTGACATGA
- a CDS encoding ABC transporter ATP-binding protein, producing MTVILSAEGLSKRYGAQQVTDQVSLTLARGEALGIIGPNGAGKTTLFNLIAGTVRADAGRIVFDGEDVSDLPARRRCHLGIARSFQIPHPFVGMTTYENVLVGAAFGRGASERDSEERAVDVLEVTGLKRKANTLARDLTLLERKRLELARALASGPSLLLLDEIAGGLTEPECVELIATIGDVRREGVSIIWIEHVVHALLAVVDRIAVIDFGRKIAEGEPRAVMASPQVAEIYMGIDGEAAHG from the coding sequence ATGACCGTCATTCTCTCCGCGGAAGGTCTGAGCAAGCGCTACGGGGCCCAGCAGGTCACCGACCAGGTGTCACTGACGCTTGCCCGCGGCGAGGCGCTCGGCATCATCGGACCCAACGGCGCCGGCAAGACGACGCTGTTCAACCTGATTGCCGGGACCGTGCGGGCTGATGCGGGGAGGATCGTGTTCGACGGTGAGGACGTGAGCGACCTGCCGGCGCGCCGGCGCTGCCATCTCGGCATCGCCCGCTCGTTCCAGATCCCGCATCCCTTCGTCGGGATGACGACCTACGAGAACGTCCTCGTCGGCGCAGCGTTCGGGCGCGGCGCCTCGGAACGGGACAGCGAGGAGAGGGCGGTCGACGTGCTGGAGGTGACCGGCCTGAAGCGCAAGGCCAACACGCTGGCCAGAGATCTGACGCTGCTCGAGCGAAAGCGTCTGGAGCTGGCGCGCGCGCTGGCGAGCGGCCCGAGCCTCCTGCTGCTCGATGAGATCGCCGGCGGGCTGACCGAGCCAGAATGCGTCGAACTGATCGCCACCATCGGCGACGTCCGCCGCGAGGGCGTTTCCATCATCTGGATCGAGCACGTCGTGCACGCCCTGCTCGCGGTTGTCGACCGGATCGCGGTCATCGACTTCGGCCGGAAGATCGCCGAGGGCGAGCCGCGCGCCGTCATGGCGAGCCCGCAGGTGGCCGAGATCTACATGGGCATCGATGGAGAAGCGGCCCATGGCTGA